In the Mycolicibacter sp. MU0102 genome, one interval contains:
- a CDS encoding MerR family transcriptional regulator, with protein MTEYRIDDLARQAGTTTRNVRVYQESGLLPRPQRRGRVAIYTDRHLKQLQAIIRLLGEGFTVKHILKFLTGLQRGDALVEVLDLADLGELVTAPWSRPLSQTMTREQLEERLGRLDAALLRRLTTSGVIEPTDVDNVYRVADTNQIDDLATLMSRGMPLATMLKTVTAVDKKLDDAAGLLTRSGHAEVVRQRGPGWLPTNDDELAWAADLVDAMRRVARRSAHASLDRAFDAAVRAELRQYRQVSDERETRRQDNA; from the coding sequence GTGACCGAGTACCGGATCGACGATCTTGCGAGACAGGCTGGGACCACCACTCGCAACGTCCGGGTGTACCAGGAGAGCGGTCTGTTGCCCCGGCCTCAACGCCGGGGTCGGGTCGCGATCTACACCGACCGGCACCTGAAGCAGTTGCAGGCGATCATCCGTTTGCTCGGTGAGGGATTCACGGTCAAACACATCCTGAAGTTCCTGACCGGGCTGCAGCGGGGCGATGCGTTGGTCGAGGTCCTGGATCTGGCTGATCTGGGCGAGTTGGTGACTGCGCCATGGTCACGTCCGTTGTCGCAGACCATGACGCGAGAACAGTTGGAGGAGCGGCTGGGCCGGTTGGACGCCGCCTTGCTGCGGCGCCTGACCACCAGTGGAGTCATCGAGCCGACCGACGTCGACAACGTCTACCGGGTGGCAGACACGAATCAGATCGATGACCTCGCGACGTTGATGTCGCGCGGGATGCCGTTGGCGACGATGCTGAAGACCGTGACCGCAGTCGACAAGAAGTTGGACGATGCGGCCGGACTTCTGACGCGCAGCGGACATGCCGAGGTGGTCCGCCAGCGCGGGCCAGGGTGGTTGCCGACCAATGACGACGAACTCGCCTGGGCCGCGGACCTGGTCGACGCGATGCGCAGGGTGGCGAGGCGGTCGGCGCACGCCAGCCTGGACCGGGCATTCGATGCGGCGGTGCGCGCCGAGCTGCGGCAGTATCGGCAGGTGAGCGACGAGCGCGAAACTCGCCGGCAGGACAACGCATGA
- a CDS encoding ester cyclase, with the protein MTDRYAIPSVEVLHAREKLVLDHFRDEVRQDWDDVLATFPHPHYEIIPTLTVHDGDAEVRGYYHDTRVAFPDQNHEIIALRHSADAVIVEFWLTGTHLGPLGSIPATGSRHRTRMTAYFVFDEHENLAIERIYFDTLSMVKQLLAGINLRDPRSWPLVVRVVRGLLRMSGAPDPGLVHTPPADLSR; encoded by the coding sequence GTGACCGATCGCTACGCCATCCCGTCCGTCGAGGTCCTGCACGCCCGGGAGAAGCTGGTCCTCGACCATTTCCGGGACGAAGTGCGGCAGGACTGGGACGACGTGCTGGCCACGTTTCCGCACCCCCACTACGAGATCATCCCGACGCTGACCGTGCACGACGGCGACGCGGAAGTGCGCGGCTACTATCACGACACCCGCGTGGCCTTCCCGGACCAGAACCACGAGATCATCGCGCTGCGCCATAGCGCCGACGCGGTGATCGTCGAGTTCTGGCTGACCGGAACACATCTGGGACCGCTGGGCAGCATTCCGGCCACCGGATCACGTCACCGCACCCGCATGACCGCCTACTTCGTCTTCGACGAGCACGAGAATCTGGCGATCGAGCGCATCTACTTCGACACCCTGTCCATGGTCAAACAACTGCTCGCCGGCATCAACCTGCGCGATCCGCGCTCCTGGCCGCTGGTCGTCCGCGTTGTGCGGGGTCTGCTGCGCATGTCGGGGGCTCCAGATCCCGGCCTCGTTCACACCCCGCCGGCGGATCTGTCGCGCTGA
- a CDS encoding DUF2652 domain-containing protein, giving the protein MAIRRAVLVIADIGGYTAYMNWNRTHLVHAQMAVAALLESVIDAAKGMKLAKLEGDAAFFWAPDGDAQVLVSERLSRMHQAFLNRRARIENGRNCHCESCEQLMNLSLKFVAHEGEVAEQKVKRHTELAGVDVILVHRMLKNLVPVPEYVLMTDAIAQRLDEPVRAVCTPLVHDFEGLGQTSTYYLDLAKSAVQPPADAMGFRGRMRFRWKALPFVVGAKQPCEGFRGLDRSAPELSKG; this is encoded by the coding sequence ATGGCCATCCGGCGCGCGGTGCTCGTCATTGCCGACATCGGCGGATACACCGCCTACATGAACTGGAACCGGACCCATCTGGTGCACGCCCAGATGGCGGTGGCCGCTCTACTGGAATCGGTCATCGATGCCGCCAAGGGCATGAAGCTTGCGAAGCTGGAGGGCGACGCCGCCTTCTTCTGGGCGCCCGATGGTGACGCGCAGGTGTTGGTCAGCGAGCGGTTGTCGCGGATGCATCAGGCGTTCCTGAATCGTCGGGCTCGCATCGAGAACGGCCGCAACTGTCACTGTGAAAGCTGCGAGCAGCTGATGAACCTCTCGCTGAAGTTCGTTGCGCATGAGGGCGAGGTGGCCGAGCAGAAGGTCAAGCGCCACACCGAACTTGCCGGCGTCGACGTCATCCTGGTGCATCGGATGCTCAAGAACCTGGTGCCGGTTCCCGAATACGTGTTGATGACCGATGCCATCGCGCAGCGGCTTGATGAGCCGGTTCGCGCCGTGTGCACGCCACTGGTGCACGACTTCGAAGGGCTGGGCCAAACGTCGACCTACTACCTGGACCTCGCGAAGTCAGCGGTACAACCGCCGGCGGACGCCATGGGATTTCGCGGCCGGATGAGGTTTCGGTGGAAGGCGCTGCCGTTCGTGGTCGGAGCCAAACAACCCTGCGAAGGATTCCGGGGCCTGGACCGTAGCGCCCCCGAACTCTCGAAGGGCTGA
- a CDS encoding flavin-containing monooxygenase gives MTISTAIIGAGFAGIGAAIRLKDQGITDFVLLERGTRVGGTWRDNTYPGAACDIPSRLYSYSFAPNPDWSHTYSGSSEILGYIDNMVESFGIAPHIRFEHNVSGISYDADAGEWTIDLDGREAVRAKSVIVASGPLANASFPNIPGIEDYEGHKIHSARWDHDYDFTGKKVAVVGTGASGVQIIPELVKVAESVKVFQRTPGWVLPRLNTATGGWLKKIYKDVPLAEKLMRSAWFWGHESVAVGVVWDSPFTRLVEALSLANLRAQVKDPWLRRQLTPDFSAGCKRLLMTSDYYPALQKDNCKLVTWPIARLSPKGIRTVEGIEHQFDAIVFATGFEVSKAGTPIPITGIDGRDLASEWSRGAYAYRSVAVSGYPNLFFTFGPNSGPGHSSALVYMEAQIDYIVGAISKLLQYEWKSIDVRPEVQDRYNQDIQRRLKATTWNSGCQSWYLTEDGFNATMFPGFATQFVNQLKTLKLEDFKITAAKTSSAPVLTA, from the coding sequence GTGACTATCTCAACAGCCATCATCGGCGCCGGCTTCGCCGGTATCGGTGCTGCCATCCGGCTCAAAGACCAGGGAATCACCGACTTCGTCCTCCTGGAACGGGGTACCCGGGTCGGCGGTACCTGGCGCGACAACACCTACCCGGGTGCGGCCTGCGACATCCCGTCGCGGCTGTACTCCTACAGCTTCGCCCCCAACCCCGACTGGTCGCATACCTACTCGGGCAGCTCCGAAATTCTCGGCTATATCGACAACATGGTCGAATCCTTCGGGATTGCGCCGCATATCCGGTTCGAGCACAACGTCTCCGGAATCAGCTACGACGCGGACGCCGGCGAGTGGACCATCGATCTGGACGGCCGGGAAGCCGTGCGCGCCAAGTCCGTCATCGTTGCTTCCGGGCCGTTGGCGAACGCCAGCTTCCCGAACATCCCCGGCATCGAGGACTACGAGGGGCACAAGATCCACAGTGCCCGCTGGGATCACGACTACGACTTCACCGGCAAGAAGGTGGCCGTGGTCGGCACCGGTGCCAGTGGCGTGCAGATCATCCCCGAACTGGTCAAGGTGGCTGAGTCGGTCAAGGTGTTCCAGCGCACTCCGGGATGGGTGCTGCCGCGACTCAACACGGCGACCGGCGGCTGGCTGAAGAAGATCTACAAGGATGTGCCGCTGGCCGAGAAGCTGATGCGCTCGGCCTGGTTCTGGGGCCATGAGTCGGTCGCGGTCGGCGTGGTGTGGGACAGCCCCTTTACCCGGCTGGTGGAGGCCCTGAGTCTGGCGAACCTGCGCGCGCAGGTGAAGGATCCGTGGTTGCGGCGCCAGCTCACACCGGACTTCTCCGCCGGCTGCAAGCGTCTGCTGATGACCAGTGACTACTACCCAGCGCTGCAGAAGGACAATTGCAAACTGGTCACCTGGCCCATTGCGCGGTTGTCACCCAAGGGAATTCGCACCGTCGAAGGCATCGAGCATCAGTTCGACGCCATCGTGTTCGCCACCGGATTCGAGGTGTCCAAAGCCGGCACCCCGATCCCGATCACCGGAATCGATGGCCGCGACCTGGCGTCGGAGTGGAGCAGGGGCGCTTATGCCTACCGCAGTGTCGCGGTATCGGGCTATCCGAATCTGTTCTTCACCTTCGGGCCGAACTCCGGCCCGGGCCACAGCTCTGCCCTGGTCTACATGGAAGCCCAGATCGACTACATCGTCGGCGCGATCTCAAAACTGCTGCAGTACGAATGGAAATCGATCGACGTACGGCCCGAGGTGCAGGACCGCTACAACCAGGACATTCAGCGGCGCCTGAAGGCCACCACGTGGAACTCTGGATGCCAGAGCTGGTATCTGACCGAGGACGGGTTCAACGCCACCATGTTCCCTGGTTTCGCCACACAATTCGTCAACCAACTCAAGACGCTGAAACTGGAAGACTTCAAGATCACCGCCGCGAAGACAAGCAGCGCCCCGGTCCTGACTGCCTAG
- a CDS encoding carboxymuconolactone decarboxylase family protein, with protein MRLTILDRGHRLRTKALLGIIRLVSRQPVVDAVKLAFYRPEFYGGGPLTNEAMRGPSAWTIGERELMAAYVSKVNDCPFCIAAHTATSNICYADATAGATLADLDTAPITEELRATLRLLDKLTRQHRVDADDVRAVLAAGVTPAQVKDALAVGLVFNITDRLANAFDFEVAGPAAMAAGARHLVKHGYG; from the coding sequence ATGAGGCTGACGATCCTCGACCGCGGCCACCGGCTACGTACCAAAGCCCTGCTGGGCATCATTCGGCTGGTGTCACGGCAGCCGGTTGTCGACGCCGTCAAACTCGCGTTCTATCGCCCGGAGTTTTACGGCGGCGGTCCGCTGACCAACGAGGCGATGCGCGGGCCGTCGGCGTGGACCATCGGGGAACGCGAACTCATGGCCGCCTACGTCTCGAAGGTCAACGACTGCCCGTTCTGCATCGCCGCGCACACGGCCACCTCGAACATCTGCTACGCCGATGCGACCGCAGGCGCCACCCTCGCCGATCTGGACACCGCCCCGATCACCGAAGAGCTGCGGGCCACCCTTCGCCTGCTCGACAAGCTGACGCGCCAGCACCGCGTCGACGCCGACGACGTACGCGCCGTGCTGGCGGCCGGCGTCACTCCCGCGCAGGTCAAGGACGCACTGGCGGTCGGTCTGGTGTTCAACATCACCGATCGGTTGGCCAATGCGTTCGACTTCGAGGTGGCCGGCCCCGCCGCCATGGCGGCCGGCGCACGCCATCTGGTGAAGCATGGTTATGGCTAG
- a CDS encoding ferritin-like domain-containing protein → MAMNLDDMLQKIKDKQWALVDIDWDAPGAELIEPELWAKLKPFMTDLMWIENVGARGFAALAKKAPTPTLKSIYEHFHAEEQKHANAELALMRRWGMLDDDEIPAPSVNVQLVITWLDKFSDSMSLSILGTVIPMLEVALDGALIKFITDEVKDPVAQEVFKRINSDESRHLAVDFEVMDILGHASMRKLAVELVGSWMNPALLIGTLSYFPLLNKMRDNIVAMGVNEERLYQAMRRFQSVGERSSFARRVPMYQFISWHGKKVIDRSSKYHWLADSLVKITGVIPPSLVHNTPTWSQELTYEPVA, encoded by the coding sequence ATGGCGATGAACCTCGATGACATGCTGCAGAAGATCAAGGACAAGCAGTGGGCCTTGGTCGACATCGATTGGGACGCCCCCGGAGCCGAGCTGATCGAGCCAGAGTTGTGGGCCAAGCTCAAGCCCTTCATGACCGACCTGATGTGGATCGAGAACGTCGGCGCCCGTGGTTTCGCGGCGCTCGCCAAGAAGGCCCCAACCCCAACTCTGAAGAGCATCTACGAGCACTTCCACGCCGAGGAGCAGAAGCACGCGAACGCCGAACTCGCCTTGATGCGACGGTGGGGGATGCTGGACGACGACGAGATTCCGGCTCCGAGCGTCAACGTCCAGCTGGTGATCACCTGGCTCGACAAGTTCTCCGACAGCATGTCGCTGTCCATCCTGGGCACCGTCATCCCCATGCTCGAAGTGGCCCTGGACGGCGCGCTGATCAAGTTCATCACCGATGAGGTCAAAGACCCGGTGGCCCAAGAGGTTTTCAAGCGGATCAACTCAGACGAGTCGCGTCACCTGGCGGTCGACTTCGAGGTGATGGACATCCTGGGCCACGCCAGCATGCGGAAGCTGGCAGTCGAGTTGGTGGGCAGCTGGATGAACCCCGCGCTGCTGATCGGCACGTTGAGCTACTTCCCGCTACTGAACAAGATGCGCGACAACATCGTGGCGATGGGCGTCAACGAAGAACGCCTCTACCAGGCCATGCGCCGCTTCCAAAGCGTCGGCGAACGAAGCTCTTTCGCCCGCCGGGTGCCGATGTATCAGTTCATCTCCTGGCACGGCAAGAAGGTGATCGACCGCAGCTCGAAGTACCACTGGCTGGCCGATTCCCTGGTCAAGATCACCGGCGTCATCCCGCCCTCGCTGGTGCACAACACTCCAACCTGGTCGCAGGAACTGACCTACGAGCCGGTCGCGTAA
- a CDS encoding cutinase family protein: MSDSSARRLRLTRRGTVLAAVLLTAPVVIPAGTPGAVAPASAACPDVEVVFARGRLESPGAGAIGNAFVSALRSKTSKYVSLYAVNYPADNEIDRGANDMSAHIQNTINGCPNTRIVPGGYSLGAAVTDVVLAVPFSAFGFNNPLPPGADEHIAAVALFGNGSQWVGPITNFNPIYNDRTIEQCHGADPICNPADPNTWEANWPQHLASAYISAGMVNEAADFVAGKL, translated from the coding sequence GTGAGCGATTCCTCGGCCCGCCGATTGAGACTCACCCGGCGAGGCACTGTACTGGCGGCAGTTTTGCTGACCGCCCCCGTCGTGATTCCCGCCGGCACGCCCGGTGCCGTGGCGCCGGCCAGCGCGGCCTGCCCCGACGTCGAAGTGGTGTTCGCCCGTGGGCGTCTGGAATCGCCCGGGGCCGGCGCGATCGGCAACGCGTTCGTCAGCGCGCTGCGCTCCAAGACCTCCAAATACGTCAGTCTGTATGCGGTGAACTACCCCGCCGACAATGAGATCGACAGGGGCGCCAATGACATGAGCGCCCACATCCAGAACACCATCAACGGTTGCCCCAACACCCGCATCGTTCCGGGGGGCTACTCGCTGGGCGCCGCAGTCACCGACGTGGTGCTTGCGGTCCCCTTCTCGGCGTTCGGCTTCAACAATCCCCTGCCACCGGGCGCCGACGAACACATCGCCGCGGTGGCGCTGTTCGGAAACGGCAGTCAATGGGTCGGACCCATCACCAACTTCAACCCGATCTACAACGATCGGACCATCGAGCAGTGCCATGGCGCCGACCCGATCTGCAACCCCGCGGACCCGAACACCTGGGAAGCGAACTGGCCACAACACCTGGCCAGCGCCTACATCTCCGCAGGCATGGTCAACGAGGCAGCGGACTTCGTCGCGGGAAAGCTGTAG